One Gossypium hirsutum isolate 1008001.06 chromosome A11, Gossypium_hirsutum_v2.1, whole genome shotgun sequence genomic window carries:
- the LOC107924715 gene encoding heterogeneous nuclear ribonucleoprotein 1, protein MSGNGKLFIGGISWDTNEERLKEYFSTFGEVVEAVIMKDRTTGRARGFGFVVFSDPAVAERVILEKHNIDGRMVEAKKAVPRDDQNIMSRSTSSTHGSPGPGRTKKIFVGGLASTVTESDFKKYFDQFGNITDVVVMYDHNTQRPRGFGFITYDLEEAVEKVLLKNFHELNGKMVEVKRAVPKELSPGPSRSPLSGYNYGLNRVNSFLNGYTQGYTPSSVGGYGLRMDGRFSPIAGGRSVFPPFGSGYGMGMNFEPGLNPSFGNSANFTSNMNYGRGLSPYYIGNNNRFGSPIGCGGTTGGNTSFFSSVTRNLWGNGGLNYNTNAGSSGAYMGSGSGSIGGSSIGNSGINWGSAISSQVGGNNVSSNSANFAYGTGDNSFGLGTAGYGRNSGTNVAPTSSYVASNGGYDGAFADIYGGASVYGDTTWRSSTSEQDDSGSFGYVLGGAASDVSGKSSPGYVGGYSVNRRQSNRGIAT, encoded by the exons ATGTCTGGGAATGGTAAGCTATTTATTGGTGGGATATCTTGGGACACCAATGAAGAGCGTCTCAAGGAGTATTTCAGTACCTTTGGTGAGGTGGTCGAGGCAGTGATCATGAAGGATCGGACCACAGGGCGTGCCCGTGGTTTTGGTTTCGTTGTTTTCTCTGACCCAGCTGTTGCTGAGAGAGTTATATTGGAGAAACACAACATCGATGGTAGGATG GTGGAAGCAAAAAAGGCAGTTCCTAGGGATGACCAGAACATTATGAGTAGAAGCACCAGTAGCACCCATGGTTCACCTGGCCCGGGTCGCACAAAAAAGATTTTTGTTGGTGGTTTAGCATCTACAGTCACAGAGAGCGACTTTAAGAAGTACTTTGATCAGTTTGGAAATATCACAGATGTTGTAGTGATGTATGATCACAACACCCAAAGGCCTAGGGGTTTTGGATTCATCACTTATGATTTAGAGGAGGCGGTGGAGAAAGTGTTGCTAAAAAATTTCCATGAACTGAATGGTAAAATGGTTGAGGTTAAACGGGCAGTTCCCAAAGAGTTATCTCCTGGCCCCAGTCGTAGTCCCCTTAGTGGATATAACTATGGTCTGAATAGAGTTAACAGCTTTCTTAATGGCTACACTCAGGGATATACTCCAAGTAGTGTTGGTGGCTATGGACTTAGGATGGATGGTAGATTTAGTCCAATTGCTGGTGGTCGAAGTGTGTTTCCTCCTTTCGGTTCTGGTTATGGAATGGGCATGAACTTTGAGCCAGGGTTGAACCCAAGTTTTGGAAATAGTGCAAACTTTACTAGTAATATGAACTATGGGCGGGGATTGAGCCCTTACTATATTGGCAATAACAATAGATTTGGTAGTCCTATTGGATGTGGTGGGACTACTGGAGGTAATACTTCCTTTTTCAGCTCAGTGACCCGTAATCTTTGGGGAAATGGGGGGCTCAATTATAACACAAATGCTGGTAGTTCTGGTGCATATATGGGATCTGGAAGTGGTAGTATAGGAGGAAGTTCCATTGGAAATAGTGGAATTAATTGGGGTTCTGCAATTTCTAGTCAAGTTGGAGGGAATAATGTTTCTAGCAATAGTGCGAATTTTGCCTATGGAACTGGTGATAATAGCTTTGGGTTGGGGACCGCAGGGTATGGGAGAAACAGTGGGACCAATGTGGCACCAACATCATCATATGTAGCATCAAATGGTGGTTATGATGGAGCCTTTGCAGATATTTATGGTGGTGCTTCAGTTTATGGGGATACCACTTGGAGATCATCAACATCTGAGCAAGATGATTCTGGTTCCTTTGGGTATGTACTTGGTGGTGCTGCTTCTGATGTTTCGGGTAAAAGTTCTCCTGGGTATGTTGGTGGTTATAGCGTTAATAGGAGACAATCAAATAGAG